Proteins encoded together in one Candidatus Dependentiae bacterium window:
- a CDS encoding TIGR00282 family metallophosphoesterase — MSTLRVLVLGDIVGAPGCAVFEKHIAKLRQEYKIDAVIVNGENSADGKGITPRIAKFFKQNGVDVVTTGNHIWAKRDIYSYLNDNKDVLRPANFPNGCPGVGVTTFSCGAFTVGVINLQARTFMREQVSCPFRAAESILTYLKTKTSIILVDFHGEATSEKMGLAYYLDGQISALVGTHTHVQTADNRVLPGGTAYITDLGMAGALNSMIGMKKGAIIQSILTQMPTKFEVETQGPMVLCGVWIDIDTHTGKALAIERIYIVDNDVQLNGTEQ; from the coding sequence ATGAGCACACTACGAGTATTGGTATTAGGAGATATAGTAGGAGCTCCTGGTTGTGCTGTTTTTGAAAAGCATATAGCTAAACTGCGTCAAGAATATAAGATTGACGCAGTGATCGTCAATGGCGAAAATAGTGCTGATGGTAAAGGTATTACTCCACGCATTGCTAAATTTTTTAAGCAAAATGGTGTTGATGTTGTTACTACAGGTAACCATATTTGGGCTAAGCGTGATATCTATAGTTATCTTAATGATAACAAAGATGTCTTAAGGCCTGCTAACTTTCCTAATGGATGCCCGGGCGTAGGTGTTACGACATTTTCTTGTGGTGCATTTACTGTTGGTGTTATCAATTTGCAGGCGCGTACGTTTATGCGTGAACAGGTATCGTGCCCTTTTAGAGCAGCTGAATCTATTTTAACCTATTTAAAAACTAAGACATCAATAATTTTAGTTGATTTTCATGGTGAAGCAACGTCTGAAAAGATGGGCTTAGCCTATTATCTTGATGGTCAGATCAGTGCTCTTGTAGGAACACATACGCATGTGCAAACTGCTGATAATCGGGTACTTCCTGGTGGTACAGCTTATATAACAGATTTAGGTATGGCAGGTGCTTTAAACTCTATGATTGGCATGAAAAAAGGTGCTATCATTCAAAGTATACTTACCCAGATGCCTACTAAGTTTGAAGTTGAGACTCAAGGACCTATGGTGCTTTGTGGTGTCTGGATAGATATTGATACTCATACGGGTAAAGCTCTTGCTATTGAGCGAATATATATAGTTGATAATGATGTGCAGTTAAACGGCACAGAACAATAA